In a genomic window of Nyctibius grandis isolate bNycGra1 chromosome 4, bNycGra1.pri, whole genome shotgun sequence:
- the LOC137663176 gene encoding ras association domain-containing protein 7-like, which yields MELKVWVDGIQRVVCGVSEQTTCQEVVIALARAIGQTGRYVLVQKLREKERQLLPLECPLESLAKCGQYANDVQFVLRRTGPSVAERPSSEGTPQAPERTFIRASLPIKPRPAGTDAPRSREPKKSMTFNLGPTGSSDPFTVSRWRHQAREGMDLEGGGVVQPTKEELFRRVLRQQEQLHSLEAHGDTLETDLRLWERSRLTSQEDEILYLEHLVRRNDTELDEEEFWQSELRLEKECERERQERVRSLRASLEEYTQRIYELSARTEALQEEIQWEMAERAKRGKETPVPSPTELEDMAAKMKRDLEAKVKQSTQLESNLASVEKALEEAERNLQAQTQELEELNKELRQCNLQQFIQQTGATVTVLQARSEEDAQPEPSPRELPACRRNGGFPPTAGADSPPRASPKQLLSHPRALPEPLVSSLNPEGAYVPAGPREREPGWGGCLGSGERLLLPKMGCRERACAGSGRPELFIDAIRKSKAHTPAASALLPGAHMLAVRLSALPGAAEDAPQPLSCHPASPRAKTLLRHINQAEHLEVEGPGQQRIGCLASVTV from the exons ATGGAGCTGAAGGTCTGGGTGGACGGGATCCAGAGGGTTGTCTGCGGTGTCTCTGAGCAAACCACCTGCCAAGAAGTGGTCATTGCCTTGGCGCGGGCCATTG GTCAGACGGGCCGCTACGTGCTGGTGCAGAAGCTGCGGGAAAAGGAGCggcagctgctgccactggAGTGCCCCTTGGAGTCGCTGGCCAAGTGTGGGCAGTATGCCAACGACGTGCAGTTCGTCCTGCGGCGGACGGGCCCCAGCGTGGCCGAACGGCCCTCTTCAGAGGGCACTCCCCAAGCCCCTGAGAGGACGTTCATCCGGGCCAGCTTGCCTATCAAGCCCAGGCCCGCCGGCACCGATGCACCCCGTTCCCGGGAGCCAAAGAAATCCATGACCTTCAACTTGGGTCCTACAGGCTCCAGCGACCCATTCACTGTGAGCCGCTGGAGGCACCAAGCACGGGAAGGGATGGACTTGGAGGGAGGTGGCGTTGTCCAACCCACCAAGGAGGAGCTGTTTAGGAGGGTGCTgcggcagcaggagcagctgcatTCCTTGGAGgcccatggggacaccctggaGACAGACCTACGGCTCTGGGAGCGCAGCCGGCTGACTAGCCAGGAGGATGAGATCCTCTACCTGGAGCACCTGGTGCGGAGGAACGACACAGAGCTGGATGAGGAGGAATTTTGGCAGAGCGAGCTCCGGCTGGAGAAGGAGTGTGAGCGGGAGCGGCAGGAGCGGGTTAGAAGCCTGCGGGCCAGCCTGGAGGAGTACACCCAGAGGATCTACGAGCTGAGTGCCCGGACCGAAGCCCTACAGGAGGAGATCCAGTGGGAGATGGCCGAGAGGGCCAAGAGGGGGAAAGAGACCCCTgtgcccagccccacagagctgGAGGACATGGCCGCCAAGATGAAAAGGGACCTGGAGGCCAAGGTCAAGCAAAGCACTCAGCTGGAGAGCAACCTGGCCAGTGTGGAGAAGGCCCTGGAGGAAGCTGAAAGGAACCTGCAG GCCCAGACCCAAGAGCTGGAGGAGTTAAATAAGGAGCTGAGGCAGTGTAATTTGCAGCAGTTTATTCAGCAGACGGGGGCCACGGTGACCGTCCTGCAGGCCAGGTCCGAGGAGGACGCCCAGCCGGAGCCGAGCCCGCGCGAGCTGCCAGCCTGCCGGAGAAACGGAG GTTTTCCTCCCACCGCCGGTGCCGACTCGCCTCCCCGGGCCAGCCCCAAGCAGCTCCTCAGCCATCCCAGGGCCCTGCCGGAGCCCCTGGTGTCCAGCCTGAACCCCGAGGGTGCGTACGTCCCGGCGGGCCCCCGGGAGCGCGAGCCGGGCTGGGGAGGATGCCTGGGAAGCGGGGAGAGGCTTTTGCTGCCCAAAATGGGCTGCAGAGAGCGAGCGTGTGCTGGGAGCGGGAGGCCGGAGCTATTTATAGATGCCATTAGGAAGAGCAAAGCTCACACCCCGGCAGCCTCCGCTCTGCTGCCAGGGGCTCACATGCTGGCGGTCCGGCTCTCTGCCCTGCCGGGAGCTGCGGAGGATGCTCCTCAACCCCTCTCCTGCCACCCCGCATCCCCCAGGGCTAAGACCTTGCTACG TCATATCAACCAGGCAGAGCATCTGGAGGTAGAAGGGCCGGGACAGCAGAGGATCGGTTGCCTTGCAAGTGTAACTGTATAA